A genomic stretch from Carassius auratus strain Wakin chromosome 37, ASM336829v1, whole genome shotgun sequence includes:
- the lrrc18b gene encoding leucine-rich repeat-containing protein 18, with the protein MVKGKKKSNEPSGRKITLKMAKNALKVTVDGKRRLDLSNMAIATFPKCILKLCDVEELDLSRNLLKKIPDTIDKFVNLRSLDLHSNHLEQVPAAIGRLHNLYSLNLCNNHLTSAGLPHELGLLRNLRVLNLGMNRIDTLPPPVAALKELQELGLFNNLLTHLPKCIQNLPKLQRLNVKANPIPPAQSPEVDRIQRVGCLYLVREDCLCTDCLKRCKEEREKLDSRMSAASTLKKSIFAGLITPNSVAQENQAIWR; encoded by the coding sequence ATGGTGAAGGGGAAGAAGAAATCTAATGAACCATCCGGTAGAAAAATCACACTCAAGATGGCCAAGAACGCTCTGAAGGTGACCGTAGATGGGAAGCGTCGCCTCGACCTCAGTAACATGGCCATCGCCACATTCCCAAAGTGCATCCTGAAGCTCTGCGACGTAGAGGAGCTGGACCTCAGCCGTAACCTCCTCAAGAAGATCCCAGACACCATCGACAAGTTCGTGAACCTCCGCTCGCTGGACCTGCACAGCAACCATCTGGAGCAGGTTCCTGCGGCAATCGGCCGTCTGCATAACCTCTACAGCCTCAACCTGTGCAACAACCATCTGACCAGCGCTGGCCTGCCGCATGAGCTGGGGCTCCTGAGGAACCTCCGGGTCCTGAACCTGGGAATGAACCGCATCGACACTCTTCCTCCACCTGTGGCTGCTCTCAAAGAGCTGCAGGAGCTGGGGCTCTTCAACAACCTCCTCACACATCTGCCCAAGTGCATCCAAAACCTCCCAAAGCTGCAAAGGCTGAACGTCAAAGCCAACCCCATCCCTCCAGCCCAGTCTCCAGAGGTGGACCGCATCCAGAGAGTGGGGTGTCTGTATCTAGTTCGGGAGGACTGTCTGTGCACTGACTGCCTCAAGAGATGCAAGGAGGAAAGAGAGAAGCTAGACAGTCGAATGAGTGCTGCGTCTACGCTCAAGAAGTCCATCTTTGCTGGGCTCATAACGCCAAACTCTGTAGCGCAGGAGAACCAGGCTATATGGAGGTGA
- the vstm4b gene encoding V-set and transmembrane domain-containing protein 4 isoform X1 translates to MKISAVLTALLTNLLLGNVCSAINVTVTPSPFTVVAEGENITLSCQVTQRRRSASLPVVRWMFQPESGGEELLVARVNMRRAKFYGNYTKSFCEPKIKLTVVKQGKIYNLLIVNISRQDRGLYSCRVQEFKKHQERWKASTNSSASTQLRVHVLRASKPKEELWSLFEDVYLCAVLVCCVGLLCMCMFTIALSCQYLQRKRRLKENYNLVKSPQNSSGETVTSVVSLSPALPKKMRKYKKNKSVEQPDLPPEIPAKAPIADKMRKPKLLKPQPRKVVLPKIAEESLTYAELELMKPLPEAKTANTGTVYAQILFEVKPV, encoded by the exons ATGAAGATCTCCGCGGTGCTAACAGCTCTCCTGACTAACCTCCTCTTAGGAA ATGTGTGCTCAGCTATCAATGTCACAGTCACACCTTCTCCGTTCACTGTGGTGGCCGAGGGGGAAAACATCACCCTGTCCTGTCAGGTGACCCAGCGGCGGCGGTCAGCGAGTCTGCCTGTGGTGCGCTGGATGTTTCAGCCGGAGTCAGGAGGAGAGGAGCTGCTGGTGGCACGGGTGAACATGAGGAGAGCCAAGTTCTACGGAAACTACACCAAGAGCTTCTGCGAGCCCAAAATCAAACTGACAGTGGTGAAACAGGGCAAGATATACAACCTCCTCATCGTGAACATCAGCAGACAGGACAGGGGTCTTTACAGCTGCAGGGTCCAGGAGTTCAAGAAGCATCAGGAGCGATGGAAAGCTTCGACCAACAGCTCGGCCTCCACGCAGCTCAGAG TCCATGTTCTCAGAGCCAGCAAACCAAAGGAGGAACTGTGGAGTCTGTTTGAAG ATGTGTATCTGTGTGCTGTGCTGGTGTGTTGTGTTGGGCTCTTGTGCATGTGCATGTTCACTATAGCTTTGAGCTGTCAGTATCTGCAGAGGAAGAGACGATTAAAAG aaaactataATTTGGTCAAGAGCCCACAGAACAG TTCAGGCGAGACGGTCACTAGTGTCGTTAGTCTCTCTCCGGCTCTTCCCAAGAAGATGAGAAAgtacaagaaaaataaaagtgtggAGCAACCAGACCTGCCACCAGAGATACCAGCTAAAG CCCCTATTGCAGACAAAATGCGAAAGCCGAAGCTTTTAAAACCTCAACCCAGAAAAGTGGTTTTG CCCAAAATTGCAGAGGAGAGTCTAACATACGCTGAGCTAGAACTGATGAAGCCCCTGCCTGAAGCCAAAACTGCAAACACAGGGACGGTGTACGCTCAGATACTCTTTGAGGTCAAGCCGGTGTAG
- the vstm4b gene encoding V-set and transmembrane domain-containing protein 4 isoform X2 — MKISAVLTALLTNLLLGNVCSAINVTVTPSPFTVVAEGENITLSCQVTQRRRSASLPVVRWMFQPESGGEELLVARVNMRRAKFYGNYTKSFCEPKIKLTVVKQGKIYNLLIVNISRQDRGLYSCRVQEFKKHQERWKASTNSSASTQLRVHVLRASKPKEELWSLFEENYNLVKSPQNSSGETVTSVVSLSPALPKKMRKYKKNKSVEQPDLPPEIPAKAPIADKMRKPKLLKPQPRKVVLPKIAEESLTYAELELMKPLPEAKTANTGTVYAQILFEVKPV, encoded by the exons ATGAAGATCTCCGCGGTGCTAACAGCTCTCCTGACTAACCTCCTCTTAGGAA ATGTGTGCTCAGCTATCAATGTCACAGTCACACCTTCTCCGTTCACTGTGGTGGCCGAGGGGGAAAACATCACCCTGTCCTGTCAGGTGACCCAGCGGCGGCGGTCAGCGAGTCTGCCTGTGGTGCGCTGGATGTTTCAGCCGGAGTCAGGAGGAGAGGAGCTGCTGGTGGCACGGGTGAACATGAGGAGAGCCAAGTTCTACGGAAACTACACCAAGAGCTTCTGCGAGCCCAAAATCAAACTGACAGTGGTGAAACAGGGCAAGATATACAACCTCCTCATCGTGAACATCAGCAGACAGGACAGGGGTCTTTACAGCTGCAGGGTCCAGGAGTTCAAGAAGCATCAGGAGCGATGGAAAGCTTCGACCAACAGCTCGGCCTCCACGCAGCTCAGAG TCCATGTTCTCAGAGCCAGCAAACCAAAGGAGGAACTGTGGAGTCTGTTTGAAG aaaactataATTTGGTCAAGAGCCCACAGAACAG TTCAGGCGAGACGGTCACTAGTGTCGTTAGTCTCTCTCCGGCTCTTCCCAAGAAGATGAGAAAgtacaagaaaaataaaagtgtggAGCAACCAGACCTGCCACCAGAGATACCAGCTAAAG CCCCTATTGCAGACAAAATGCGAAAGCCGAAGCTTTTAAAACCTCAACCCAGAAAAGTGGTTTTG CCCAAAATTGCAGAGGAGAGTCTAACATACGCTGAGCTAGAACTGATGAAGCCCCTGCCTGAAGCCAAAACTGCAAACACAGGGACGGTGTACGCTCAGATACTCTTTGAGGTCAAGCCGGTGTAG